Proteins encoded together in one Bacillota bacterium window:
- a CDS encoding type IV pilus twitching motility protein PilT, with the protein MARLTELLYQAFSLKASDLHLTVGVPPTFRLDGRLVPGSGGILSPHDTLALAQEIMTPAEWEEYQRLGELDFSYSVPKLGRFRVNAFRQRGHHALAIRTVALVPFTLEQLNMPPVLTELALRTKGLILVTGPSGSGKSTTLAAMIDKINSIRSAHIITLEEPMEFVHRHNQSIVQQREIGTDTKTYASGLRAALREDPDVILIGEMRDLETISIAVTAAETGHLVLSTLHTTGAAQTIDRIVDVFPPYQQNQIKLQLSNVLAGIISQQLLPRRQGPGRVAALEILVATPAICNLIREGKTHQIDSMIQIGAQHGMNTMDQALANLYRQGLISYEQALAHANDPKSLST; encoded by the coding sequence ATGGCCAGATTAACCGAACTTCTATACCAAGCGTTTAGCCTTAAGGCTTCCGATCTACACCTGACGGTGGGTGTACCGCCCACGTTTCGCCTCGATGGCCGCCTGGTCCCCGGTTCAGGCGGGATACTATCCCCCCACGACACCCTCGCTCTGGCCCAGGAGATCATGACCCCGGCAGAGTGGGAGGAATATCAGCGGCTGGGAGAGCTTGATTTCTCTTATTCGGTGCCAAAACTAGGGCGATTTAGAGTTAACGCCTTTCGCCAGCGCGGCCACCATGCCCTGGCCATCAGAACTGTGGCCCTGGTCCCCTTCACCTTAGAACAGCTAAATATGCCTCCGGTTCTAACTGAGCTGGCGCTCCGCACCAAAGGCCTTATCTTGGTTACCGGGCCCAGCGGTAGCGGTAAATCCACCACCTTGGCAGCCATGATCGACAAGATTAACAGTATTCGCAGTGCTCATATCATCACTTTAGAGGAACCCATGGAGTTTGTGCACCGACACAACCAAAGCATCGTCCAGCAAAGAGAAATCGGGACTGACACTAAGACTTACGCCAGTGGGTTGCGCGCTGCTTTGAGAGAGGACCCGGACGTAATCTTAATCGGTGAAATGCGGGATCTGGAGACAATTTCCATCGCCGTTACGGCCGCGGAAACCGGCCATTTGGTGTTATCGACTCTACATACTACCGGGGCCGCTCAAACCATTGACCGGATCGTAGATGTTTTTCCTCCCTACCAACAAAACCAAATCAAGCTGCAGCTATCCAATGTCCTGGCCGGTATCATCTCCCAACAATTGCTTCCGCGTCGACAGGGGCCAGGGCGCGTAGCTGCCTTGGAAATCCTGGTGGCCACCCCGGCCATCTGCAACTTGATCCGCGAGGGGAAAACCCACCAGATCGATTCCATGATTCAAATCGGCGCCCAACACGGCATGAATACCATGGACCAAGCCTTGGCTAACCTATACCGCCAAGGGCTGATATCGTACGAACAAGCCCTGGCCCACGCCAACGACCCCAAGTCTCTGTCAACCTAA
- a CDS encoding ABC transporter ATP-binding protein produces the protein MNRNLSGLYKFLRPHWKAALLAPLLMFIEVLANLWQPTLMAAIVDQGIATGDIPFIIHTGLKMIGITLLGVTGGIGCTIAASIASHNFAADLREAVFDQVQAFSFANLDRFKTSSLITRLTNDVVRMQNAVLMSLRLLVRAPLLFLGGIIMAVALNARLTVILLVAIPILLLLLAAVAGRAFPLFTKAQQSLDRVNAVMQENLAGVRVVKAYVRADREQARFDQASRRLRDITIQAARIIALAMPIMMLIMNFSIVAVIWLGGIQVTGGQMKVGEIMAYINYITQILFSLLMVGMVFMMFTRAQVSAARVNEVLATKVDITDTPTATKEPIRSGRVEFINVSFRYPGAVGPPVLKNISFTAEPGTTVAILGATGAGKSTLVNLIPRLHEPTEGQVLVDGLDVRDIKLDTLRAGIGMVLQEATLFSGSIKDNIKWGREDATDEEVVAAAEAAQAHDFIMSLPEKYATQLGQRGVNLSGGQKQRLAIARALIKRPPILIFDDSTSAVDMGTEARIHKALKDVAKNSTCFVIAQRISTVLHADKIMVLEDGEIEALGTHEELLRTSPVYQDIYHSQVREGADVSA, from the coding sequence ATGAACCGTAATTTGAGCGGACTGTATAAATTTCTGCGACCACATTGGAAAGCTGCTTTGTTGGCACCTCTGCTGATGTTTATTGAAGTCCTGGCTAATCTCTGGCAGCCGACCTTGATGGCCGCCATTGTCGATCAAGGAATAGCTACCGGGGACATTCCCTTCATTATCCATACCGGTCTTAAAATGATCGGCATCACCCTGCTGGGGGTTACCGGGGGAATCGGTTGTACCATCGCAGCCAGCATTGCCAGCCACAACTTCGCGGCCGACTTGAGGGAAGCTGTGTTTGATCAAGTTCAGGCCTTTTCTTTTGCCAATCTGGACCGGTTTAAGACCTCGTCTCTAATTACCAGGCTCACCAATGACGTGGTTCGAATGCAAAACGCGGTCTTGATGTCGCTGCGCCTGCTGGTCCGGGCGCCGTTGCTGTTCCTAGGCGGTATCATCATGGCTGTGGCATTAAATGCCCGCCTGACAGTGATCCTGCTGGTGGCGATACCGATTTTGCTCCTGCTGTTGGCCGCTGTGGCCGGTCGGGCTTTTCCCTTGTTTACCAAGGCGCAACAAAGCTTGGATCGGGTTAATGCCGTCATGCAAGAAAACCTGGCCGGCGTGCGCGTGGTTAAGGCCTATGTAAGGGCGGACCGGGAACAAGCTCGTTTCGACCAAGCCAGCCGCCGCCTCCGGGACATCACTATACAGGCAGCGCGGATTATAGCCCTGGCCATGCCCATTATGATGCTGATTATGAACTTTAGCATTGTGGCTGTCATCTGGTTAGGCGGTATTCAGGTAACCGGAGGGCAGATGAAGGTGGGCGAAATCATGGCCTACATCAATTACATAACCCAAATCCTGTTCTCGCTTCTCATGGTAGGCATGGTGTTTATGATGTTTACTCGGGCCCAAGTTTCAGCCGCCAGGGTAAACGAAGTGCTGGCAACCAAAGTCGATATTACCGACACGCCTACTGCCACCAAAGAACCCATTAGGTCCGGCCGAGTAGAATTTATTAACGTCTCCTTTCGCTACCCGGGAGCGGTGGGGCCGCCGGTGCTGAAGAACATCTCGTTCACAGCCGAACCGGGAACCACCGTTGCAATTCTCGGCGCTACCGGAGCCGGGAAATCCACCCTGGTTAATCTGATCCCTCGGCTCCATGAGCCCACGGAAGGCCAAGTGCTGGTAGACGGCCTGGATGTACGGGATATCAAGCTGGACACACTGAGGGCCGGAATTGGCATGGTGCTGCAAGAAGCTACATTGTTCTCGGGCTCGATTAAAGACAACATCAAGTGGGGCCGAGAGGACGCCACGGATGAAGAAGTGGTAGCTGCAGCTGAGGCAGCCCAGGCCCACGATTTCATCATGAGCTTACCGGAAAAATACGCTACCCAATTGGGACAACGGGGAGTAAACCTATCCGGCGGACAAAAACAACGGCTCGCTATTGCCCGGGCTCTGATCAAGCGGCCGCCCATCCTTATTTTTGACGACAGTACCAGCGCTGTGGATATGGGAACCGAAGCTCGCATCCATAAAGCCTTAAAAGACGTAGCCAAAAACAGCACCTGTTTTGTCATTGCCCAACGGATTAGCACGGTCCTTCATGCTGACAAGATCATGGTGCTGGAAGACGGGGAGATAGAGGCCCTGGGCACCCATGAAGAGCTGCTGAGGACCAGCCCCGTGTACCAAGATATCTACCACTCTCAAGTTAGAGAGGGGGCGGATGTCAGTGCCTGA
- a CDS encoding ABC transporter ATP-binding protein, whose translation MSVPDGKAKGPPPAIRPGGGGRHRHLFGPKAKAKDIRGTGKRLWSYFQHQRKPLALVFLLVLAASALNLVSPFLIGRAIDNYIVPRDFNGLARISAVMVAVYALAAVITWVQQYTIAGIAQDMVLRLRNELFAKVQTLPLQFFDRETHGELMSRITNDIENINLFLSSGITQLFSGIIMLVGTLGAMLWLSPLLTVFTLLVIPLITLAIRTIARRTRKLFLSQQEKLGQLNSMIEETLTGQRAVKVFVREQKVLEQFAAANTDLKTVGIQAQILSGVIPPLMNMFNSLSFAIVAAAGGLLAVKGLVTVGVIASFTNYSRQFTRPLNELANQFNLVQSALASAERVFEIMDQSPEEDTHSGLVALKDVRGEVRFHHVSFGYRPDVPVLKDINLSVKPGEVIALVGPTGAGKTTFVNLLARFYDLNEGAIYIDGQDISAVKRDSLRSQLGIVLQDTHLFSETVRENIRYGKLSATDAQVEQAARLAQAEPFIIRLPAGYDTVLSEDGGSLSQGQRQLLSIARAILADPAILILDEATSSVDTRTELQIQQAMLNLMHGRTTFVIAHRLSTIQNADLILVIHHGRIIERGTHQELLAAKGFYYDLYMNQFRYQAS comes from the coding sequence ATGTCAGTGCCTGATGGAAAAGCCAAAGGTCCGCCGCCGGCCATACGGCCCGGAGGAGGCGGACGACACCGACACCTGTTTGGCCCTAAGGCTAAAGCTAAGGATATAAGAGGTACAGGCAAGAGATTGTGGAGCTATTTTCAGCATCAGAGAAAGCCCCTAGCCCTGGTGTTTCTTTTGGTTTTGGCCGCTTCGGCCTTGAACCTGGTCAGCCCGTTTCTTATCGGCCGGGCCATAGACAACTATATTGTACCGCGAGACTTCAACGGACTGGCCCGAATCTCAGCGGTTATGGTGGCGGTGTACGCTCTGGCAGCTGTGATTACCTGGGTTCAACAGTATACCATTGCCGGTATCGCCCAAGACATGGTGCTCCGGCTGCGAAACGAATTGTTTGCCAAAGTCCAGACTTTGCCGCTGCAATTTTTCGACCGTGAGACCCACGGCGAGCTCATGAGCCGCATCACCAACGACATCGAAAACATTAATTTGTTCTTAAGCAGTGGCATAACCCAACTGTTTTCCGGCATTATTATGCTGGTCGGCACACTAGGGGCCATGCTATGGCTGAGCCCGCTGCTCACTGTGTTCACTCTGCTGGTAATACCGCTGATAACTCTTGCCATCAGAACCATAGCCCGACGAACAAGAAAACTGTTCCTGAGTCAGCAGGAAAAGCTGGGCCAATTGAACAGTATGATCGAAGAAACACTGACCGGCCAGCGAGCGGTTAAGGTGTTTGTCCGCGAACAGAAGGTGTTGGAGCAATTTGCCGCTGCCAACACCGACCTTAAAACCGTCGGGATTCAGGCCCAGATCCTGTCCGGGGTAATTCCACCGCTGATGAACATGTTTAACAGTCTTAGTTTTGCTATTGTGGCCGCTGCTGGCGGCCTGCTGGCAGTGAAAGGGCTGGTTACCGTAGGCGTAATCGCCAGCTTCACCAATTACTCCCGGCAGTTTACCCGGCCGCTGAACGAACTGGCCAACCAATTCAACCTGGTTCAATCGGCCCTGGCCAGTGCGGAACGAGTGTTCGAAATCATGGACCAAAGCCCGGAAGAGGATACGCATTCGGGCCTGGTAGCACTCAAGGATGTTCGCGGGGAGGTCAGATTCCACCATGTAAGCTTTGGCTACCGGCCCGATGTCCCGGTGCTAAAAGATATCAATCTGTCGGTAAAACCAGGGGAGGTCATAGCCCTGGTGGGTCCCACCGGTGCCGGCAAAACAACCTTTGTCAATCTGTTGGCCCGCTTCTATGATCTAAACGAAGGGGCTATCTATATCGACGGTCAAGACATAAGTGCCGTCAAAAGGGACTCACTTAGATCCCAGTTGGGCATTGTCCTACAAGATACACACCTGTTCTCAGAAACTGTCCGGGAGAATATCCGCTACGGGAAACTTAGCGCCACCGACGCCCAAGTGGAACAGGCGGCCCGGTTAGCTCAGGCAGAGCCGTTTATAATCCGGTTGCCGGCGGGCTACGATACTGTGCTGTCGGAAGACGGAGGCAGCTTGAGTCAGGGGCAACGCCAGCTATTGTCCATTGCCAGGGCTATTTTGGCCGATCCGGCCATCTTGATCCTGGATGAAGCTACCAGTAGCGTAGACACCCGGACTGAACTTCAGATCCAACAAGCCATGCTCAATCTCATGCACGGGCGCACGACTTTTGTCATTGCCCACCGCTTGAGTACCATTCAAAACGCCGATCTGATCTTAGTTATCCACCACGGCCGGATTATTGAGCGGGGAACCCATCAGGAGCTGCTGGCAGCCAAAGGCTTTTATTATGACCTATACATGAACCAGTTTCGATACCAAGCCTCCTGA
- a CDS encoding plasmid pRiA4b ORF-3 family protein — MLIQCTKALLDRMKISPSELKSPEGYEQLPHALMAWHANIVNIDRRKAIVLMNNATRFPVVIYRPKPKDFARAKDLIREAIIVALRMEGVCETVIDRYMADAGEIEFSKTANRSLVAKMNHAVREIGFMQEYLDESTLMQRYISIVTGRLYQDSPDDTYLLPIEKMLEYLSGYLDKDGNGTRRSVLDVELYQLKIQIEIEGFDIWRRVLVPSTFSFRHLHNVIQTVFDWLNYHLHVFEAKKKGSKVKLIVMDDDPETLEWLDFDRYNVLQERFIALKDIFPDHEEVTYEYDFGDSWQHTITLEKTTRSNVFRATYLDGKGERPPEDVGGAGGYMEYVQIMADDTDPEHENMKLWAESQAERKWSPEDINRRLGHCLSGYGYTPLWQ; from the coding sequence GTGCTTATTCAATGTACAAAAGCCCTGCTGGATAGGATGAAAATCAGCCCCAGTGAGCTGAAATCGCCGGAGGGATATGAGCAGCTCCCACACGCCTTAATGGCTTGGCACGCCAACATAGTCAACATAGACCGGAGAAAAGCCATTGTTTTGATGAACAATGCCACAAGATTCCCAGTGGTCATATACCGACCGAAACCAAAAGATTTTGCCCGCGCAAAAGACCTCATCCGGGAGGCAATTATAGTAGCGCTGCGTATGGAAGGCGTCTGTGAGACGGTTATTGACAGATACATGGCAGATGCAGGAGAAATTGAGTTTTCAAAAACAGCAAACAGAAGCTTGGTTGCCAAAATGAATCACGCCGTCCGTGAAATAGGATTTATGCAGGAATATCTGGATGAAAGCACCTTGATGCAACGATACATAAGCATTGTGACTGGAAGGCTCTACCAAGACTCACCGGATGATACGTACCTTTTGCCGATCGAAAAAATGCTTGAATACCTTAGTGGTTATCTTGATAAGGATGGGAACGGAACCCGCAGATCAGTTCTAGATGTAGAGCTATACCAACTGAAGATACAGATAGAAATAGAAGGGTTTGATATCTGGAGAAGGGTCTTAGTACCGTCAACCTTTTCGTTTAGGCATCTTCACAATGTTATTCAAACGGTCTTTGACTGGCTTAATTATCACTTGCATGTGTTTGAAGCCAAAAAGAAGGGTTCAAAGGTAAAGCTGATCGTAATGGATGACGATCCTGAAACACTGGAATGGCTGGATTTCGACCGCTACAATGTTTTGCAGGAACGGTTTATTGCCCTCAAAGACATCTTCCCCGATCATGAGGAAGTCACATACGAATATGATTTTGGGGATTCATGGCAGCACACCATAACACTTGAAAAGACAACTAGATCCAACGTATTTAGGGCAACGTATCTCGATGGAAAAGGCGAAAGACCGCCGGAGGATGTGGGTGGAGCCGGGGGTTATATGGAGTATGTGCAAATCATGGCCGACGATACAGATCCCGAACACGAGAACATGAAACTTTGGGCAGAAAGCCAAGCTGAAAGAAAATGGAGCCCGGAAGATATAAACCGCCGACTCGGGCATTGCCTTAGTGGGTACGGGTATACGCCCTTGTGGCAATAA